In Streptomyces rapamycinicus NRRL 5491, the genomic stretch GTCGACGCCGGAGCCCGGGTGATCGGCGTCAATGCGCGTGACCTCAAGACCCTCCAGGTGGACCGCTCGAACTTCGCCCGGATCGCACCGGAGATCCCGGACCACATCGTCAAGATCGCGGAGTCCGGGGTGCGCGGCCCGCACGACCTGATCGCCTATGCCAACGACGGCGCGGACGCGGTGCTGGTCGGCGAGTCCCTGGTGACCGGGCGCGACCCCAAGGCCGCGGTGGCCGATCTGGTGGCGGCGGGCGCCCATCCGGCGCTGCGCCACGGCCGGGACTGACGACGGGGCGGGATCGGCGGACCATGGAGACGTACGCGCGCCTGGCACGGGGCTGTCGGCCCCGGGGCTGCCGCGCGCCCGCGAGGCGGGTGCGGGGGCGGCGCGTGCGCTACCACATCGGATGCGAGCCGGGGCAGATCAACGGGCGGCGATGGCGCCGGGCGGCGGCGCGCTGAGCGCACGCCGCACGCCTGCCATCCATCCCACCTGTCGCGGGGCGCTGCCCCGATCGAGGAGTACGTCGCATGTCCTCTGATTTCTTCATCCCTGACCCGGAGGGCCAGGTGCCCAGCGCCGAGGGGTATTTCGGTGCCTTCGGCGGCAAGTTCATCCCCGAGGCGCTCGTCGCCGCGGTCGACGAGGTCGCCGCCGAGTACGAGAAGGCCAAGGCGGACCCCGCCTTCGCGGCCGAACTCGAGGATCTGCTGGTCAACTACACCGGCCGGCCAAGCGCGCTGACCGAGGTGGAGCGGTTCGCCGAGCACGCCGGGGGCGCCCGGGTCTTCCTCAAGCGGGAGGACCTCAACCACACCGGCTCCCACAAGATCAACAACGTGCTGGGGCAGGCCCTGCTCACCCGGCGGATGGGCAAGTCCCGCGTCATCGCCGAGACCGGCGCCGGCCAGCACGGGGTGGCCACGGCCACCGCATGCGCGCTGTTCGGGCTCGAGTGCACCATCTACATGGGCGAGATCGACACCCAGCGGCAGGCGCTCAACGTGGCGCGGATGCGGATGCTGGGCGCCGAGGTCATCGCCGTGAAGTCCGGCAGCCGCACCCTCAAGGACGCCATCAACGAGGCGTTCCGGGACTGGGTCGCCAATGTGGACCGCACCCACTACCTCTTCGGCACCGTGGCGGGACCCCACCCCTTCCCGGCGCTGGTGCGCGACTTCCACCGGGTGATCGGCGTGGAGGCGCGGCGGCAGATCCTGGAGCGGACCGGGCGGCTGCCGGACGCGGTCGCGGCCTGCGTGGGCGGCGGATCCAACGCGATCGGGCTGTTCCACGCCTTCCTGCCGGACGAGAGCGTGCGGATCGTCGGCTTCGAGCCCGCCGGGCACGGCGTGGCCACCGGGGAACACGCCGCCACGCTGAGCCAGGGCGAGCCCGGGATCCTGCACGGCTCCCGGTCCTATGTCCTCCAGGACGAGGACGGCCAGATCACCGAGCCGTACTCGATCTCGGCCGGTCTCGACTACCCCGGCGTCGGCCCTGAGCACGCGTATCTGAAGGACACCGGCCGCGCCGAATACCGGGCGGTCACCGACGACGAGGCCATGCGGGCGCTGCGGCTGCTGTCGGAGACCGAGGGCATCATCCCGGCGATCGAGAGCGCCCACGCGCTCGCGGGCGCCCTGGACCTCGGCCGGGAGCTGGGGAGCGGCGGCCTGGTGCTGGTCAACCTCTCCGGGCGCGGCGACAAGGACATGGACACGGCGGCCCAGTACTTCGGGCTCTACGAGCAGCAGGGCGACGAGGGGGCGAAGTGATGGCCGGGAACCTGGAGCTGCTGGGGTCCGTCCTGGCGGGCGCCAAGGACGAGGGGCGCGCCGCGCTCGTCGGCTATCTGCCCGCCGGTTTCCCCACCATCGACGGCGCGGTGGACGCGATGACCGCCATGATCGAGGGCGGCTGCGACATCGTCGAGGTCGGGCTGCCGCACAGCGATCCGGTGCTCGACGGGCCGGTGATCCAGACCGCCGACGACATCGCGCTGCGCAACGGGGTCCGGATCCGCGATGTGATCCGCACGGTGGGGGAGGCGCACGCCCGTACCGGCGCCCCGATCCTGTGCATGACGTACTGGAACCCCGTGGACCGGTACGGCGCCGAGCGGTTCGCCGCCGATCTCGCCGAGGCGGGCGGCGCGGGCTGCATCCTGCCCGATCTGCCGGTCGAGGAGTCGGAGATCTGGCGGAAGGCCGCCGAGCAGCACGGTCTGGCGACCGTGTTCGTGGTCGCGCCCAGCAGCCGTGATGAGCGGCTGGCGAAGATCACGGCGGCGGGCAGCGGTTTCGTCTACGCGGCGTCCCTGATGGGCGTCACCGGAACGAGGGAATCGGTGGGCCAGGAGGCGCGCGCTCTGGTGGAGCGCACCCGCGCCACCACCTCGCTCCCGGTGTGTGTGGGCCTCGGCGTCTCCAATGCCACCCAGGCGGCGGAGGTCGCGGCGTTCGCCGACGGGGTCATCGTGGGCTCGGCCTTCGTCAAGCGGCTGCTGGACGCCGGGGGTGACACCGAGGCCGGTCTGGCGGGGCTGCGCGAGCTCGCGGGTGAGCTGGCGGAGGGCGTCCGCACCGCCCGTTAGAGGGTCGCTCGTTCGAGGGAACAACGGGGCGGAGAAGCTCAGCGGTGCTCCTCCGCCTCGTTAGGCGAGGGCGTGAGCCAGAGAAACCGTGAGGGAAAGCGCGGCGCCCGAGAGCGCCTGCGGGAACAGCGCGAGCGGGACCGGGCGCGTGCGAAGCGTAAGCGGACGCTGGGCGTCCTGGGGGCGGTGGTGGCCGTCCTCGGCGCGGCGGTGGGCGTGGGCGTCTTCGCGTCCAGGACCGACGACGACTCGGGGAAGTCGGGCAGCGCCCTGGTGCCGCCGCGCGGAGCCGTCGGCAAGGGACGTCTGGTGATCCCCTCGGGGAAGTCGGAGAAGGCCGGGCAGGAGGGGAAGGCGGGGAAGACGGGCCCGGTGACCCTGACGGTCTACGAGGACTTCCGCTGCCCGGGGTGCAAGCAGTTCGAGGACGTCTTCCGCAAGACCGTCCACGAGCTCCAGGACAGCGGCCGGATGAGGGTCGAGTACCACCTGGTGACGATCATCGACGGCAACCTCGGCGGCACCGGTTCGGTCCGCGCCGCGAACGCGGCGGCCTGCGCCCAGGACAAGGACCCCGCGAAGTTCCGGGCGTACCACGATGTGCTCTACCGCCATCAGCCCCAGGAGACCCGGGACACCTACGCCGACAACGGCAGGCTGATCAAGCTCGCGGACCAGGTCCCCGGGCTGGTCACGCCCGCCTTCCGGCGTTGCGTCGAGGACGGCCGGCACGACGCCTGGGTGCGCAAGTCCAACGACGTCTTCGCCCACTCCGGCTACGCCTCCACGCCGACCGTGCTGCTGGACGGGAAGTCGATCTACGGCGACCCCAAGAAGCCGCTGAGTCCCAACAAGCTCAAGCACATGGTCCTCGCGGCGGCCCGCGACTGATCCTTGTTACGCAGCCGTTGCCGGGTGGGTTGCCGCATCGCCCGCCCGGCACGGTAGCGTCGGTCCTGTCATGGACCTCCTCGCTTATATTCCCAGCCCGTCGTCCGGCGTGATCTATCTCGGTCCGGTCCCGCTGCGCGGCTATGCGTTCTGCATCATCATCGGCGTCTTCGTCGCGGTCTGGTACGGCGGGCGGCGCTGGGTCGCCCGTGGCGGCCGGGTCGGCACCGTCGCCGACATCGCCGTCTGGGCGGTGCCCTTCGGCTTGGTCGGCGGCCGCCTCTACCACGTCATCACCGACTACGAGCTGTACTTCACCGACGGCCGTGACTGGGTGGACGCCTTCAAGATCTGGCAGGGCGGCCTGGGGATCTGGGGGGCCATCGCGCTGGGCGCGCTCGGCGCCTGGATCGGCTGCCGCCGCCGGGGGATTCCGCTTCCGGCGTACGCCGACGCCATCGCCCCCGGAATCGCCTTCGCCCAGGCCATCGGGCGCTGGGGCAACTGGTTCAACCAGGAGCTGTACGGCAAGGCCACCACGCTGCCCTGGGCGCTGAAGATCGACGGCGACGCCGACGCGGGCCGGGTGGCCGGCACGTACCACCCGACCTTCCTGTACGAGTCGCTGTGGTGCGTCGGCGTGGCGCTGCTGGTGATCTGGGCGGACCGCCGCTACAAGCTGGGGCATGGGCGGGCGTTTGCCCTCTACGTCGCGGCGTACACCGTGGGCCGCTTCTGGATCGAGTACCTCCGGGTGGACGACGCCCACCATGTGCTGGGGCTGCGGCTCAACAACTGGACGTCCGTCGTGGTCTTCCTGGCCGCGGTGGCCTATCTGGTGGTCTCCGCGAAGCGGTCCCCGGGCCGCGAGGAGGTCGTGGAACCGGCCGCGGTCGAGGACGGCGCGGCCCCGGCCACCGGCACGAGCGGCGACGCCCCGGCCGGGAGCGCGGCCAAGAGCGGCGACACTCCGGCCAAGAGCGACGGCAGTCCAGCCAAGAGCGACGGTGCGGACGAGGCCGGTGCGGTGGCCGCCGAGGCGGAGCCCACCAAGAATCCCTGACGCGCGCCGATATGCGTCCATCGGGCCGCCTGACCCCTCGGGGTTTGGCGGCCCTTCTGCGTTTACGCAGGTCAGCGAGGTAAGTTCGGCCTTCCTTGCTGGCGGAGCGGGGGAATTCGTGCGTACCTTCGAACCGTTGGGGTGAGGGCCGCATCGCCACACCCTTCTCGAAGGGAGCACATCTTCATATGTCCGTCATTGACAGTGCTGAGTCACCGCACATCGCCCACCGCGACAACCACACCCACCGTGATGTGAACGGCGGCTGGCTGCGCCCCGCCGTCTTCGGCGCCATGGACGGACTGGTCTCCAACCTCGCGCTGATGACCGGTGTGGCCGGTGGCGCCGTGGACCGGCAGACCATCGTGATCACCGGTCTCGCGGGCCTCGCGGCCGGTGCCTTCTCGATGGCCGCCGGTGAGTACACCTCCGTCGCCTCCCAGCGCGATCTGGTCCAGGCCGAGCTGGAGGTGGAGCGGCGCGAGCTGCGCAAGCACCCGGTGGACGAGCTGGAGGAGCTGGCCGCGCTCTACGAGTCGCGCGGGGTGGAGCCGGCCCTGGCCCGTGAGGTGGCCGAGCAGCTCTCCCGCGACCCCGAGCAGGCGCTGGAGATACACGCCCGCGAGGAGCTGGGCGTGGACCCGGACGATCTGCCGTCGCCGCTGGTCGCGGCGGTGTCCTCGTTCGGCTCCTTCGCGCTGGGCGCGCTGCTGCCGGTGCTGCCGTATCTGCTGGGCGCCTCGGCGCTGTGGCCGGCCCTGGTGCTGGCGCTGATCGGGCTCTTCGGCTGCGGTGCGGTGGTGGCGCGGGTGACCGCCCGTAACTGGTGGTACAGCGGGCTGCGGCAGCTGGCGCTGGGCGGCGCGGCGGCGGGTGTGACCTATGCCCTGGGCGCTTTCTTCGGAACGGCCGTAGGATGACAGTCATACGGCGAGCCGCATAATCACGCCGTTACTCCTCGGTTTCGATCCTTTTACGGGCGGGCATAAGCCCGAAGCGCTTGGGCAGTGTCGCCCGATCCGCGCCATGGCGACGCCGGTCGCCCCATCCCCAATGCCCGTACTGCCTCACCTCACCCCACCCCTGGGGTGTCCGCATGATGGAACGGAATTTCCGCTTCCCGAGATGCACTCCATCATGTAACCTGCACGAAATTCTCGCGGAGGGCCAACGTCGTCCCTCGGCACACGCAAAATGCCATGACGACGACGGGAGAGCCGATGCGTTCCGCATCCCACCCTGCCCGCCAAGGGATGTACGACCCACGCAATGAGCACGACGCCTGTGGCGTCGGCTTCGTGGCGACCCTCACCGGCGAGGCCAGCCATGAGCTCGTGGAGCAGGCTCTCACCGTGCTGAGGAACCTCGAGCACCGCGGCGCCACCGGTTCCGAGCCCGACTCCGGCGATGGCGCGGGCATCCTCGTCCAGGTTCCGGACGCCTTCCTGCGGGCCAGTGTGACCGGCTTCGAGCTGCCCGAAGCCGGTGCCTACGCGGTGGGCATCGCGTTCCTCCCGGAGGGCGAGACCGAGGGTGCGGCCGCCGCGGAGCACATCGAGCGGCTCGCCGCCGACGAGGGCCTGACCGTCCTCGGCTGGCGTGAGGTGCCCGTCGCCCCCGAGCTGCTGGGCAACGGCGCCCGGGCCACCATGCCCGCCTTCCGCCAGCTCTTCGTCGCCGACGGCACCACCACCGGCGTGGCCCTGGACCGCAAGGCGTTCATGCTGCGCAAGCGCGCCGAGCGCGAGGCGGGGGTCTACTTCCCCTCGCTGTCCGCCCGCACCCTGGTCTACAAGGGAATGCTGACCACCGGTCAGCTGGAGCCGTTCTTCCCGGACCTCTCCGACCGACGCTTCGCCACGGCCGTCGCGCTGGTCCACTCCCGGTTCTCCACCAACACCTTCCCGAGCTGGCCGCTGGCCCACCCGTACCGCTTCGTCGCCCACAACGGTGAGATCAACACCGTCCAGGGCAACCGCAACTGGATGCGGGCCCGGGAGTCCCAGCTGGTCAGCGACCTGTTCGGGGAGAAGGGCCTGGAGCGGATCTTCCCCGTCTGCACCCCGGACGCCTCCGACTCGGCGACCTTCGACGAGGTCCTGGAGCTGCTCCACCTCGGTGGCCGCTCGCTGCCGCACTCGGTGCTGATGATGGTCCCCGAGGCGTGGGAGAACCACCCCTCCATGGACCCGGCCCGGCGCGCCTTCTACCAGTACCACTCCACGATGATGGAGCCCTGGGACGGCCCGGCCTGTGTCACCTTCACCGACGGCGTCCAGGTCGGCGCCGTGCTGGACCGCAACGGTCTGCGGCCCGGGCGCTACTGGGTCACCGACGACGGTCTGGTCGTGCTCTCCTCCGAGGTCGGCGTCCTGGACATCGACCCGGCCAAGGTGGTCCGCAAGGGCCGGCTCCAGCCGGGCCGGATGTTCCTGGTGGACACCGCCGAGCACCGCATCATCGAGGACCACGAGATCAAGGCCGAGCTGGCCGCCGAGCAGCCGTACGGCGAGTGGCTGGAGGCCGGTCTGATCGACCTGGCCGACCTGCCCGAGCGCGAGCACATCGTGCACACCCACGCCTCGGTCACCCGCCGCCAGCAGACCTTCGGGTACACCGAGGAGGAGCTGCGCGTCCTGCTCGCGCCGATGGCCAAGGCCGGTGCCGAGCCGATCGGCTCGATGGGCACCGACTCGCCGATCGCCGCCCTCTCGGAGCGGCCGCGGCTGCTGTTCGACTACTTCACCCAGCTGTTCGCGCAGGTCACCAACCCGCCGCTGGACGCGATCCGCGAGGAGCTGGTCACCTCGCTGATCTCCTCGCTGGGCCCGCAGGGCAATCTGCTGGAGCCGACTTCGGCCTCCTGCCGCAGCGTCACCCTGCCCTTCCCGGTGATCGACAACGATGAGCTGGCCAAGCTCATCCACATCAACGCCGACGGGGACATGCCGGGCCTCAAGGCGGCGAACCTCTCGGGCCTGTACCGGGTCGGTGGCGGCGGTCAGGCGCTCGCCGCCCGGCTGGACGAGATCTGCGCCGAGGCCGACCGCGCCATCGAGGACGGCGCCCGGCTGATCGTGCTCTCCGACCGCCACTCGGACGCCGAGCACGCCCCGATCCCCTCGCTGCTGCTCACCTCCGCGGTCCACCACCACCTCATCGGCACCAAGCAGCGCACCGAGGTGGGGCTGCTGGTCGAGGCGGGCGACGTCCGCGAGGTGCACCATGTCGCGCTGCTGATCGGCTACGGCGCCGCGGCCGTCAACCCGTACCTGGCCATGGAGTCGGTCGAGGACCTGGTCCGGGCCGGCACCTTCCTGCCCGGTGTCGAGGCCGAGACCGCGATCAAGAACCTCATCAAGGCGCTCGGCAAGGGCGTCCTGAAGGTCATGTCCAAGATGGGCATCTCGACCGTGGCCTCCTACCGGGGTGCGCAGGTCTTCGAGGCCGTCGGCCTGGACGAGTCCTTCGTGGACACCTACTTCCACGGCACCGCCACCAAGATCGGCGGCGCGGGCCTGGACGTCGTCGCCAAGGAGGTGGCCGCCCGCCACGCCAAGGCGTACCCCGCCTCCGGGGTCCCCTCCGCCCATCGCGCGCTGGAGATCGGCGGCGAGTACCAGTGGCGCCGCGAGGGCGAGCCGCACCTCTTCGACCCCGAGACGGTCTTCCGGCTCCAGCACTCCACCCGGTCGCGCCGCTACGACATCTTCAAGAAGTACACGGAGCGGGTGAACGAGCAGTCCGAGCGGCTGATGACGCTGCGCGGTCTGTTCTCCTTCAAGGGCGAGCGCACCTCGATCCCGATCGAGGAGGTCGAGCCGGTCAGCGAGATCGTCAAGCGGTTCTCCACCGGCGCCATGTCGTACGGCTCCATCTCCCAGGAGGCGCACGAGACCCTCGCCATCGCCATGAACCAGCTGGGCGGAAAGTCCAACACCGGTGAGGGCGGCGAGGACTCCGACCGGCTGCACGACCCCGCCCGGCGCTCCTCGATCAAGCAGGTGGCCTCCGGCCGCTTCGGTGTGACCAGCGAATACCTGGTCAACTCCGATGACATCCAGATCAAGATGGCCCAGGGCGCCAAGCCCGGCGAGGGCGGCCAGCTGCCCGGCCACAAGGTCTACCCGTGGGTGGCCAAGACCCGGCACTCCACTCCGGGCGTCGGCCTGATCTCCCCGCCGCCGCACCACGACATCTACTCGATCGAGGATCTCGCCCAGCTGATCCACGACCTGAAGAACGCCAACCCGCGGGCCCGGATCCACGTCAAGCTGGTCTCCGAGGTCGGCGTCGGCACGGTGGCCGCGGGCGTCTCCAAGGCCCACGCCGATGTGGTGCTGATCTCCGGCCACGACGGCGGCACCGGCGCCTCGCCGCTCACCTCGCTCAAGCACGCGGGCGGCCCCTGGGAGCTCGGCCTCGCCGAGACCCAGCAGACGCTGCTGCTCAACGGGTTGCGCGACCGCATCGTGGTGCAGACCGACGGCCAGCTGAAGACCGGCCGTGACGTGGTGATCGCCGCGCTGCTCGGCGCCGAGGAGTTCGGCTTCGCCACCGCGCCGCTGGTGGTCTCCGGCTGCGTCATGATGCGCGTCTGCCACCTGGACACCTGCCCGGTCGGCATCGCCACCCAGAACCCGGTGCTGCGCGAGCGCTACAGCGGCAAGGCCGAGTTCGTGGTGAACTTCTTCCAGTTCATCGCCGAGGAGGTCCGCGAGTTCCTCGCCGAGCTGGGCTTCCGCTCCCTGGACGAGGCCATCGGCCACGCCGAACTGCTGGACACCACCCGAGCCGTCCAGCACTGGAAGGCGCAGGGCCTGGACCTCGCCCCGCTGCTGTACGTGCCCGAGCTGCCCGAGGGCGCCGTCCGCCACCAGGCGATCGAGCAGGACCACGGCCTGGCCAAGGCGCTCGACAACCAGCTGATCAAGCTGGCGGCCGACGCGCTGAACGCCGCGAGCGCCGAGGCCGCCGAGCCGGTCCGGGCCCAGGTCGCGATCCGCAACATCAACCGGACCGTCGGCACCATGCTCGGCCATGAGGTGACCCGTACGTTCGGTGGCGCGGGCCTGCCCGAGGACACCATCGACATCACCTTCACCGGCTCGGCCGGCCAGTCCTTCGGCGCGTTCCTGCCCAGCGGTGTCACGCTGCGGCTCGAGGGCGACGCCAACGACTACGTGGGCAAGGGCCTGTCCGGTGGCCGCGTGATCGTCCGCCCGGACCGGGGCGCGGACCACCTCGCCGAGTACTCGACGATCGCGGGCAACACCCTCGCGTACGGCGCGACCGGCGGCGAGATGTTCCTGCGCGGCCGGGTCGGCGAGCGGTTCTGCGTCCGCAACTCCGGGGCCACGGTCGTCGCCGAGGGCGTGGGCGACCACGGCTGTGAGTACATGACCGGCGGCCACGCGGTAGTCCTCGGCCGCACCGGCCGTAACTTCGCGGCCGGGATGTCCGGCGGTATCGCCTATGTGATCGACCTCGACCCGGACAACGTCAACGTCGATCTGCGGGACGCCGTCGGCGCGCTGGACGACACCGACCAGCGGTGGCTGCACGACGCGGTGCGCCGCCACCACGAGGAGACCGGCTCCACCGTCGCGGGCACGCTGCTCGACGACTGGGAGACCGCCGTCACCCGCTTCAGCAAGATCATCCCAGCTACGTACCAGGCCGTGCTCGCCGCCAAGGACGCCGCCGAGCGTGCCGGGCTCTCCGAGTCCGAGACCCACGAGAAGATGATGGAGGCGGCGATCAATGGCTGACCCCAAGGGCTTCCTGAGCACTGACCGCGAGGTCGCCGAGACCCGTCCGGTGGACGAGCGCGTCAAGGACTGGAACGAGGTCTACGTCCCCGGCTCGCTGCTGCCGATCATCAGCAAGCAGGCCGGCCGGTGCATGGACTGCGGCATCCCGTTCTGCCACAACGGCTGTCCGCTCGGAAACCTCATCCCCGAGTGGAACGACTACGCCTACCGGGAGGACTGGCGCGAGGCCAGCGAGCGGCTGCACGCGACCAACAACTTCCCGGAGTTCACCGGGCGGCTGTGCCCCGCCCCGTGCGAGTCGGCGTGCGTCCTCGGCATCAACCAGCCGGCGGTGACCATCAAGAACGTCGAGGTCACCATCATCGACAAGGCCTGGGACTCCGGTGACGTCACCCCGCAGCCGCCCGAGCGGCTCAGCGGCAAGACCGTCGCCGTCATCGGCTCGGGCCCGGCGGGCCTGGCCGCCGCCCAGCAGCTCACCCGCGCCGGGCACACGGTCGCCGTCTACGAGCGGGCCGACCGCATCGGCGGACTGCTGCGCTACGGCATCCCCGAGTTCAAGATGGAGAAGCGGCACATCAACCGCCGCATCGAGCAGATGCGCGCGGAGGGCACCAAGTTCCGCACCGAGACCGAGATCGGCCGCGACATCGACGCCGCCAAGCTGCGCAAGCGGTACGACGCCGTGGTCATCGCGGCCGGCGCCACCACCTCGCGCGACCTGCCGGCCCCGGGCCGGGAGCTGAACGGCATCCACTTCGCGATGGAGTACCTGCCGCTCGCCAACAAGGTGCAGGAGGGCGACCTCACCACGTCCCCCATCACCGCCGAGGGCAAGCACGTCGTGGTCATCGGCGGCGGTGACACCGGCGCGGACTGCGTCGGCACCGCCCACCGGCAGGGCGCCGCCTCCGTCACCCAGCTGGAGATCATGCCCCGGCCGGGCGAGGAGCGGCACGCGGGCCAGCCCTGGCCCACCTTCCCGATGCTCTACAAGGTCACCTCGGCGCACGAGGAGGGCGGCGAGCGGATCTACTCCGT encodes the following:
- a CDS encoding VIT1/CCC1 transporter family protein — its product is MSVIDSAESPHIAHRDNHTHRDVNGGWLRPAVFGAMDGLVSNLALMTGVAGGAVDRQTIVITGLAGLAAGAFSMAAGEYTSVASQRDLVQAELEVERRELRKHPVDELEELAALYESRGVEPALAREVAEQLSRDPEQALEIHAREELGVDPDDLPSPLVAAVSSFGSFALGALLPVLPYLLGASALWPALVLALIGLFGCGAVVARVTARNWWYSGLRQLALGGAAAGVTYALGAFFGTAVG
- a CDS encoding DsbA family protein; its protein translation is MSQRNREGKRGARERLREQRERDRARAKRKRTLGVLGAVVAVLGAAVGVGVFASRTDDDSGKSGSALVPPRGAVGKGRLVIPSGKSEKAGQEGKAGKTGPVTLTVYEDFRCPGCKQFEDVFRKTVHELQDSGRMRVEYHLVTIIDGNLGGTGSVRAANAAACAQDKDPAKFRAYHDVLYRHQPQETRDTYADNGRLIKLADQVPGLVTPAFRRCVEDGRHDAWVRKSNDVFAHSGYASTPTVLLDGKSIYGDPKKPLSPNKLKHMVLAAARD
- a CDS encoding glutamate synthase subunit beta, translated to MADPKGFLSTDREVAETRPVDERVKDWNEVYVPGSLLPIISKQAGRCMDCGIPFCHNGCPLGNLIPEWNDYAYREDWREASERLHATNNFPEFTGRLCPAPCESACVLGINQPAVTIKNVEVTIIDKAWDSGDVTPQPPERLSGKTVAVIGSGPAGLAAAQQLTRAGHTVAVYERADRIGGLLRYGIPEFKMEKRHINRRIEQMRAEGTKFRTETEIGRDIDAAKLRKRYDAVVIAAGATTSRDLPAPGRELNGIHFAMEYLPLANKVQEGDLTTSPITAEGKHVVVIGGGDTGADCVGTAHRQGAASVTQLEIMPRPGEERHAGQPWPTFPMLYKVTSAHEEGGERIYSVSTTHFEGDEDGNVQWLHLIEVEFKDGKLEQKPGTERKIPAQLVTLAMGFTGTDQKNGLVEQFGLELDERGNIARDASFATNVPGVFVAGDAGRGQSLIVWAIAEGRSAARGVDRYLAGASELPAPIRPTDRALMV
- the gltB gene encoding glutamate synthase large subunit, which codes for MRSASHPARQGMYDPRNEHDACGVGFVATLTGEASHELVEQALTVLRNLEHRGATGSEPDSGDGAGILVQVPDAFLRASVTGFELPEAGAYAVGIAFLPEGETEGAAAAEHIERLAADEGLTVLGWREVPVAPELLGNGARATMPAFRQLFVADGTTTGVALDRKAFMLRKRAEREAGVYFPSLSARTLVYKGMLTTGQLEPFFPDLSDRRFATAVALVHSRFSTNTFPSWPLAHPYRFVAHNGEINTVQGNRNWMRARESQLVSDLFGEKGLERIFPVCTPDASDSATFDEVLELLHLGGRSLPHSVLMMVPEAWENHPSMDPARRAFYQYHSTMMEPWDGPACVTFTDGVQVGAVLDRNGLRPGRYWVTDDGLVVLSSEVGVLDIDPAKVVRKGRLQPGRMFLVDTAEHRIIEDHEIKAELAAEQPYGEWLEAGLIDLADLPEREHIVHTHASVTRRQQTFGYTEEELRVLLAPMAKAGAEPIGSMGTDSPIAALSERPRLLFDYFTQLFAQVTNPPLDAIREELVTSLISSLGPQGNLLEPTSASCRSVTLPFPVIDNDELAKLIHINADGDMPGLKAANLSGLYRVGGGGQALAARLDEICAEADRAIEDGARLIVLSDRHSDAEHAPIPSLLLTSAVHHHLIGTKQRTEVGLLVEAGDVREVHHVALLIGYGAAAVNPYLAMESVEDLVRAGTFLPGVEAETAIKNLIKALGKGVLKVMSKMGISTVASYRGAQVFEAVGLDESFVDTYFHGTATKIGGAGLDVVAKEVAARHAKAYPASGVPSAHRALEIGGEYQWRREGEPHLFDPETVFRLQHSTRSRRYDIFKKYTERVNEQSERLMTLRGLFSFKGERTSIPIEEVEPVSEIVKRFSTGAMSYGSISQEAHETLAIAMNQLGGKSNTGEGGEDSDRLHDPARRSSIKQVASGRFGVTSEYLVNSDDIQIKMAQGAKPGEGGQLPGHKVYPWVAKTRHSTPGVGLISPPPHHDIYSIEDLAQLIHDLKNANPRARIHVKLVSEVGVGTVAAGVSKAHADVVLISGHDGGTGASPLTSLKHAGGPWELGLAETQQTLLLNGLRDRIVVQTDGQLKTGRDVVIAALLGAEEFGFATAPLVVSGCVMMRVCHLDTCPVGIATQNPVLRERYSGKAEFVVNFFQFIAEEVREFLAELGFRSLDEAIGHAELLDTTRAVQHWKAQGLDLAPLLYVPELPEGAVRHQAIEQDHGLAKALDNQLIKLAADALNAASAEAAEPVRAQVAIRNINRTVGTMLGHEVTRTFGGAGLPEDTIDITFTGSAGQSFGAFLPSGVTLRLEGDANDYVGKGLSGGRVIVRPDRGADHLAEYSTIAGNTLAYGATGGEMFLRGRVGERFCVRNSGATVVAEGVGDHGCEYMTGGHAVVLGRTGRNFAAGMSGGIAYVIDLDPDNVNVDLRDAVGALDDTDQRWLHDAVRRHHEETGSTVAGTLLDDWETAVTRFSKIIPATYQAVLAAKDAAERAGLSESETHEKMMEAAING
- the trpA gene encoding tryptophan synthase subunit alpha — translated: MAGNLELLGSVLAGAKDEGRAALVGYLPAGFPTIDGAVDAMTAMIEGGCDIVEVGLPHSDPVLDGPVIQTADDIALRNGVRIRDVIRTVGEAHARTGAPILCMTYWNPVDRYGAERFAADLAEAGGAGCILPDLPVEESEIWRKAAEQHGLATVFVVAPSSRDERLAKITAAGSGFVYAASLMGVTGTRESVGQEARALVERTRATTSLPVCVGLGVSNATQAAEVAAFADGVIVGSAFVKRLLDAGGDTEAGLAGLRELAGELAEGVRTAR
- the lgt gene encoding prolipoprotein diacylglyceryl transferase — protein: MDLLAYIPSPSSGVIYLGPVPLRGYAFCIIIGVFVAVWYGGRRWVARGGRVGTVADIAVWAVPFGLVGGRLYHVITDYELYFTDGRDWVDAFKIWQGGLGIWGAIALGALGAWIGCRRRGIPLPAYADAIAPGIAFAQAIGRWGNWFNQELYGKATTLPWALKIDGDADAGRVAGTYHPTFLYESLWCVGVALLVIWADRRYKLGHGRAFALYVAAYTVGRFWIEYLRVDDAHHVLGLRLNNWTSVVVFLAAVAYLVVSAKRSPGREEVVEPAAVEDGAAPATGTSGDAPAGSAAKSGDTPAKSDGSPAKSDGADEAGAVAAEAEPTKNP
- the trpM gene encoding tryptophan biosynthesis modulator TrpM, coding for METYARLARGCRPRGCRAPARRVRGRRVRYHIGCEPGQINGRRWRRAAAR
- the trpB gene encoding tryptophan synthase subunit beta; this translates as MSSDFFIPDPEGQVPSAEGYFGAFGGKFIPEALVAAVDEVAAEYEKAKADPAFAAELEDLLVNYTGRPSALTEVERFAEHAGGARVFLKREDLNHTGSHKINNVLGQALLTRRMGKSRVIAETGAGQHGVATATACALFGLECTIYMGEIDTQRQALNVARMRMLGAEVIAVKSGSRTLKDAINEAFRDWVANVDRTHYLFGTVAGPHPFPALVRDFHRVIGVEARRQILERTGRLPDAVAACVGGGSNAIGLFHAFLPDESVRIVGFEPAGHGVATGEHAATLSQGEPGILHGSRSYVLQDEDGQITEPYSISAGLDYPGVGPEHAYLKDTGRAEYRAVTDDEAMRALRLLSETEGIIPAIESAHALAGALDLGRELGSGGLVLVNLSGRGDKDMDTAAQYFGLYEQQGDEGAK